From a single Eleginops maclovinus isolate JMC-PN-2008 ecotype Puerto Natales chromosome 18, JC_Emac_rtc_rv5, whole genome shotgun sequence genomic region:
- the LOC134880254 gene encoding A disintegrin and metalloproteinase with thrombospondin motifs 8-like, translating into MCSTLCLMFLFLCVMNAALSTTFESEDIVPVRINGRISGRFWKRSEEQPRFILSAFGKDLTLNLIPDTSFIAPSFTIQRIRAREVGALRSASGAQPVPDLHKYMNQTEESEGHLRSCFYSGNVEHDESSMVAVSLCSGIFGSFITEGKEYLIEPKLRGGLGPDSAEHLHVIKRRTFTNSHGVPLLFDPTAAAAEHNGETFTHGDNEAQREPRRRRFVSAPRFIETLVVADSTMTQFFGDEIKHYILTLMSMAAQLYKHPSIKNSVNIVVVKMLVVEEDEVGPEVSSNGGVALRNFCSWQQLFNPPSQRHPEHYDTAMLFTREDICGHKSCDTLGVADVGTMCDPKRSCSVIEDNGLQAAFTAAHELGHVLSMPHDDSKTCERLFGDLGGHHLMAPLFVSLNKTAPWSPCSALYITEFFDNGHGDCLLDVPESTMPLPSELPGVKYSLDQQCQHMFGEEFVKCPNSSDSDICSQLWCQEDGTQQCTTKNGSLPWADGTPCSLNGSCLHGECMPTQEVMQPLVAVDGGWSLWGPWQQCSRTCGGGVEFSYRECTEPIPQNGGKYCEGQRVQYQSCNTQPCDDNEGKSFREEQCEMYNSPNYLDYNGNMKQWIPKYAGVSPRDRCKLFCRARGSSEFKVFEPKVIDGTTCGPDTTSVCVQGQCVKAGCDQVIGSNKRVDKCGVCGGSGLTCRKITGSYNKATYGYSDIVTIPVGATNIDIKQRSHRGIKHDGNYLAVKREGGGYILNGNFSVSMVEQDIPVLGAVLKYSGSSTTLERIQSFRQLKEAITIQLLATAGDDNPPKVKYTFFIPRDVSFNKSKERKPLAPSLHMIHPFGVPDWMLGEWSECSKSCGSGWSRRNVECRDNAGFLSSQCDRDLKPVDIRPCGDVPCPIWQMGPWSVCSRTCGQGERRRSVVCIDYTGKIVEQEKCDLNKIPEPVSGDCLNQECL; encoded by the exons ATGTGTTCCActctgtgtttgatgtttttattcctGTGCGTAATGAACGCTGCACTTTCAACTACGTTTGAATCAGAGGATATTGTACCTGTCCGGATAAATGGAAGAATCAGCGGTCGGTTTTGGAAAAGGAGTGAGGAGCAGCCAAGGTTTATCCTCAGTGCATTTGGCAAGGATTTGACACTTAATCTTATTCCAGATACCAGCTTTATCGCACCTTCGTTCACCATACAGCGCATCAGAGCCAGAGAGGTTGGCGCTTTACGCAGCGCTTCAGGTGCCCAGCCTGTCCCAGATCTCCACAAATATATGAACCAGACAGAGGAGAGTGAAGGACATCTTAGGAGCTGTTTTTACTCGGGGAATGTAGAGCACGATGAAAGCTCGATGGTGGCTGTCAGTTTGTGCTCCGGCATCTTTGGCTCCTTTATAACGGAGGGGAAAGAATATTTAATTGAGCCCAAACTCCGCGGCGGCCTGGGGCCAGACTCTGCCGAGCATCTGCATGTCATCAAGAGGAGGACATTCACCAACAGCCACGGTGTTCCACTCCTGTTTGATCCCACGGCGGCGGCGGCGGAGCACAACGGGGAAACTTTTACGCACGGCGACAATGAAGCGCAGAGGGAACCTCGCCGGAGACGCTTTGTTTCCGCGCCACGGTTCATAGAGACCCTGGTGGTGGCAGACTCAACTATGACCCAATTCTTCGGAGATGAAATAAAG CACTACATTCTAACCCTGATGTCAATGGCTGCCCAGCTTTACAAGCACCCCAGCATAAAGAACTCAGTCAACATAGTGGTGGTTAAGATGTTGGTGGTGGAGGAAGATGAGGTCGGCCCGGAGGTCTCCAGCAATGGGGGTGTTGCTCTGAGGAACTTCTGCTCTtggcagcagctcttcaacccGCCAAGCCAGAGGCATCCAGAGCACTATGACACTGCCATGCTGTTCACCAGAGAG GACATCTGCGGACATAAGAGCTGCGACACGTTGGGTGTGGCCGATGTTGGGACGATGTGCGATCCCAAGAGAAGCTGCTCAGTTATCGAGGATAACGGCCTGCAAGCTGCCTTCACAGCTGCACACGAGCTCG GTCATGTGTTGAGTATGCCTCATGATGACTCCAAGACCTGTGAGAGGCTGTTTGGAGATCTGGGAGGTCATCACCTGATGGCTCCTCTGTTTGTTAGCCTCAACAAGACTGCGCCTTGGTCTCCCTGCAGCGCTCTCTACATAACAGAGTTCTTTGACAATGGACATG GGGACTGCCTGCTGGATGTACCAGAGAGTACCATGCCGTTACCAAGCGAGCTGCCGGGCGTCAAGTACAGCCTAGACCAGCAGTGCCAACACATGTTTGGAGAGGAGTTTGTCAAATGCCCCAACTCCTCAGACAGTGATATTTGTAGCCAGCTGTGGTGCCAGGAGGATGGGACGCAGCAGTGCACCACCAAGAACGGCAGCTTGCCCTGGGCAGACGGAACCCCTTGTAGCCTCAACGGGTCCTGCCTCCATGGGGAATGCATGCCAACTCAGGAGGTGATGCAGCCTTTG GTGGCTGTGGACGGCGGCTGGAGTTTGTGGGGACCGTGGCAGCAGTGCTCCAGGACGTGTGGAGGTGGGGTGGAGTTCTCCTATAGGGAGTGCACTGAGCCTATCCCACAGAACGGAGGAAAGTACTGTGAGGGACAGAGGGTTCAGTACCAGTCCTGCAACACACAGCCCTGTGACGACAACGAAG GAAAGAGTTTCAGAGAGGAGCAGTGTGAGATGTACAATAGCCCTAACTACCTGGACTACAATGGGAATATGAAACAGTGGATCCCAAAGTACGCAGGCGTTTCTCCCAGAGACAGATGCAAGCTGTTCTGCAGGGCCAGGGGCAGCAGTGAATTTAAGGTGTTTGAACCCAAG gtgaTTGATGGGACGACCTGTGGCCCTGACACCACATCGGTGTGTGTCCAAGGCCAGTGTGTGAAGGCAGGCTGCGACCAGGTGATTGGGTCCAACAAGAGAGTGGATAAGTGTGGAGTGTGTGGAGGAAGTGGGCTCACCTGTAGAAAGATCACAGGCTCCTACAACAAAGCAAC CTATGGATACAGCGACATTGTCACAATTCCTGTTGGCGCTACCAACATTGACATCAAACAGCGGAGCCACAGAGGAATCAAACATGATGGGAATTACCTGGCTGTAAAGAGAGAGGGTGGCGGTTACATCCTCAACGGTAACTTCTCTGTATCCATGGTGGAGCAGGACATTCCTGTGCTGGGCGCTGTGCTGAAGTACAGCGGCTCCTCTACTACTCTGGAGAGGATACAGAGCTTCAGGCAGCTGAAGGAGGCCATCACCATCCAACTCCTAGCCACTGCAGGGGACGACAACCCTCCCAAGGTCAAATATACCTTTTTCATCCCTAGAGATGTTAGCTTCAACAAATCCAAGGAGAGGAAGCCCTTGGCACCGTCTTTGCATATGATCCATCCGTTTGGCGTACCTGATTGGATGCTAGGGGAGTGGTCTGAGTGCTCCAAGAGCTGTGGCTCCGGATGGTCCCGGAGGAATGTTGAATGCAGAGACAACGCAGGCTTCCTTTCCAGCCAATGTGACAGAGACCTGAAGCCTGTAGACATCAGGCCCTGCGGGGATGTGCCATGCCCCATATGGCAAATGGGACCTTGGTCTGTTTGCTCACGAACTTGTGGCCAGGGGGAGCGCCGCCGCAGCGTTGTGTGCATAGACTACACTGGGAAGATTGTCGAGCAAGAGAAGTGCGATCTGAACAAAATCCCAGAGCCAGTCTCCGGGGACTGTCTCAACCAAGAATGCTTATGA
- the zbtb44 gene encoding zinc finger and BTB domain-containing protein 44, producing the protein MGVKTFTHSSTSHSQEMLEKLNALRNQGHLCDVTIRVQDKLFLAHKVVLVCCSEFFRSKLVGQPEEEDKFVLDLHHVTVSGFAPLLEYAYTSTLSISTENIIDVLAAASYMQMFAVASTCSEFMKSSILWTPGNNSNNNNILADKPHESAPESASSNCALTPLDGSVSPVSSDCSVMERNVPICRESRRKRKSFVTMASPESPLKCTTQMVNNSPQIPNPSPSFSDNTAQPVESSLAFPWTFPFGIDRRFHSDKSKLPESPRCLEQGTPETSGVVVGRRLSDFLTCESSKAVSSPVPTEDVDVRVKVERLSDEEVQEASSQPVSASQSSLSDQQTVPGSEQVQEELLISPQSSSIGSMDEGVSEGLPSMQGTSNPGGHAEDDERLEGIQYPYHLYISPSARSGTNGPDRPFQCPTCGVRFTRIQNLKQHMLIHSGIKPFQCDRCGKKFTRAYSLKMHRLKHEGKRCFRCQICSATFTSFGEYKHHMRVSRHIIRKPRIYECKTCGAMFTNSGNLIVHLRSLNHEASELANYFQSSDFLVPDYLSQVQEEEEALGVQYELEESEHQPVYPGSTSTVAASSSSSSSVQMPVISQVSSSTQNCESSSGFLSPEPLDPLEAPSSLKMDADETGAMTEETKMDSSGGGSSPEVFEEEQHAQAKELASITIE; encoded by the exons ATGGGGGTGAAGACTTTCACCCACAGCTCCACCTCCCACAGCCAGGAGATGCTGGAGAAACTCAATGCTCTACGCAACCAAGGTCACTTATGTGATGTCACCATTCGGGTCCAAGACAAGCTCTTCCTGGCCCACAAAGTGGTGCTTGTCTGTTGCAGTGAATTCTTCCGCTCGAAACTGGTGGGCcagccagaggaggaggacaagtTTGTTTTGGATCTTCATCACGTGACCGTCAGTGGCTTCGCTCCTCTGTTGGAATATGCATACACGTCTACGCTCTCAATTAGCACAGAGAATATCATCGACGTCTTGGCAGCTGCCAGTTACATGCAGATGTTCGCTGTTGCAAGCACATGTTCGGAGTTCATGAAGTCTAGCATTCTGTGGACGCCGGGtaacaacagcaacaataacaacattttggCAGATAAACCGCACGAATCTGCACCGGAGAGCGCCTCATCGAACTGTGCGCTCACGCCACTGGACGGCAGCGTGTCACCTGTTTCGTCCGACTGCAGTGTGATGGAGAGAAACGTTCCTATATGCCGCGAATCGCGACGGAAACGTAAAAGCTTTGTGACAATGGCATCGCCTGAGAGTCCGCTCAAATGCACTACCCAGATGGTCAACAACTCCCCTCAGATCCCCAACCCTTCCCCGTCATTCTCCGACAACACGGCCCAGCCTGTGGAGTCCTCTCTGGCCTTCCCATGGACTTTCCCCTTCGGTATCGATCGCAGGTTCCACTCAGACAAATCAAAGCTCCCCGAGAGCCCTCGTTGTTTAGAGCAGGGCACCCCGGAGACGTCAGGGGTGGTGGTTGGCCGGCGGCTCAGCGACTTCCTCACGTGCGAGAGCTCCAAGGCGGTGTCGTCACCAGTGCCAACAGAGGATGTAGATGTTAGGGTGAAAGTGGAGCGGCTCAGTGATGAAGAGGTCCAAGAAGCGTCTTCGCAGCCCGTCAGTGCCTCTCAGAGCTCGCTGAGTGACCAGCAGACGGTGCCAGGAAGTGAACAGGTCCAGGAGGAGCTCCTCATCAGTCCACAGTCTTCCTCTATAG ggTCGATGGATGAGGGAGTGTCTGAAGGCTTGCCGTCAATGCAGGGAACCTCTAACCCTGGAGGACACGCAGAAGATGATGAAAG gTTAGAGGGTATTCAGTATCCCTACCACCTTTACATCAGCCCCTCTGCCAGGTCAGGCACCAACGGCCCCGACAGGCCCTTCCAATGTCCAACCTGCGGCGTCAGATTCACACGCATCCAAAACCTGAAGCAGCATATGCTCATACACTCCG gcATTAAGCCTTTCCAGTGTGACCGCTGTGGGAAAAAGTTCACACGGGCCTACTCCCTAAAGATGCATCGGCTGAAGCACGAAGGTAAACGCTGTTTCCGGTGCCAGATATGTAGCGCCACATTCACGTCCTTCGGGGAATATAAGCACCACATGAGGGTCTCCCGACACATAATCCGCAAGCCGCGGATTTACGAGTGCAAAACGTGTGGGGCCATGTTCACCAACTCTGGCAATTTAATTGTACACCTGAGGAGTCTGAACCATGAGGCATCTGAACTAGCAAACTACTTCCAGAGCAG TGATTTCCTCGTGCCCGACTACCTGAGCCAGgtccaggaggaggaggaggcactGGGAGTTCAGTATGAGTTAGAGGAGTCGGAACATCAGCCTGTGTACCCGGGAAGCACCTCCACCGTTGCagcctcgtcctcctcctcctcctcagtacAGATGCCCGTCATCTCCCAGGTCTCCTCCTCTACCCAGAATTGCGAGAGTTCCTCCGGCTTCCTTTCACCCGAGCCCCTGGACCCCCTGGAAGCCCCATCCTCCCTGAAGATGGACGCCGACGAGACAGGCGCCATGACAGAGGAGACCAAGATGGACAGCAGTGGAGGAGGCAGTTCCCCTGAGGTGTTTGAAGAAGAGCAGCATGCCCAGGCCAAGGAGCTGGCTTCAATTACCATAGAGTGA